GTAAAACGCATAAGAGAAATACTGAAAGTTTAAAATAAAATTGAATCGAAAATTAATCCTGCTTTTCGTCATAGTATTAGCTGTATCCGCCGCACTATTAGCCAAAGATTTTATAGTAAAAGCCATTCTTGAAAAGACTGTCGAAACATTAAGCGGACTTAAGATCACAGCAGATTCTATAGATGTCGGTATATTTAATACTTCTATAAGGGTCAAAAGGATGGTAATTCACAATCCGCCATCTTTCCCCGAAGAGGTTATGGCCAATATAAACCACCTATATGTAAATTATGACATTACCTCAGGCTTTAGAAAAGAGATCCGCATAAAAGATATGGTATTTGATGTGGGGCTCGTCAATGTAATAAAAGATAAGGGCGGTAAAAATAATCTCAATAGTCTTAAGATAGTGAAGGCGCTGGAAGATATCGGTAAGTGCGAAAAACCAAACGGCGCTATGCCCGGTATAAGAATAGATAGACTTCACCTTAAAGGCGGAAAAGTAATATATAAGGATTATACAAAGGCGCCATATCCCGCGGTTACGGAATTCGAGGCCAGAGTTGATGAAAAATATGAAAATATAACAAACCCTTATGAGCTGGTAAGCCTTATAGTATCCAGATCCCTTGTAAAGACCAGTCCGTTAACTATAATAGGCTTCGACCTTACTCCGTTGCAGAACCAGGTAAAGGATGTGATGTCAAAAAGTGTCGAAGCGATAAAGAATCTGATAAATGCTAATCAAAAAAGACCGTGACGCCATAAAGTCGTATTTTGAGGATAGCTCCAACCTGAAGGGCGGGTACGCCGACAGCGTAGCTTTTCCCGAGGATATAAATGCGTTATCAAAGCTGATAAAAGACGCTAATATTAAACGCGTTCCTGTAACGGTGTCGGGCGGCGGTACCGGAACTACCGGATCCAGGATACCTTTCGGCGGCATAGTGGTGTCGCTGGAAAAATTCAATGAGGTGCTGGAGATATCCGACAACAAGCTCATCGCGAGGGTAGAAGCCGGTTGCAGTGTAGAGCATTTTAAGGCAGAATGCGAAAAAAGAGGCCTGTTTTACGCATGCCATCCTACCGAAAGAGGAGCGTTTTTAGGAGGCACGGTCGCGACCAACGCATCCGGAGCGCGCTCTTTTAAATACGGCCCTACCAGGCGTTATGTAAAACATATTAAGATGGTATTGGCGGACGGACAGATATTTGAGATAAGCCGTGGCGAAAAGTTCCTTACAAAGAAAGATTCTAAGATACCATTGCCCACCTATAAGATCCCCGATATAAAGAACTCGGCCGGATACTTTATCGGGGAGGGTGCGGATCTAATAGATCTATTTATAGGGCAAGAGGGGACGTTATCCATAATAACCGAGATGGACCTGGCCCTTCTTAAGATTCCCATGAAGATCTTAAGCTCCTTCGCATTTTTTGACAAGAATGCGGACTCATGGAATTTTGCATCTGAGGCAAGAAGGCTGTCGCGAAGCCAAAATAAAGCCGGCGTAGACGCGTTATCTATAGAATATTTAGACGAAAATGCTCTTAATTTATTGCGACTAAGGAGTAATAGCGTTCCATCGGGCGCAAACGCCGCTATATTTTTTGAACAAGAAGTAACGCAGAATGATGAAGGCAGGGCAGTCGATGCTTGGCTGAAACTTATTTCAAAACACAATGCGTCGGCCGATGATACCTGGGTGGCGATGACAGAAGAGGGGGCTGAAAAGTTTAATCAATTGCGGCACTCTATACCCGAATCAGTAAATGAGATAGTCAGAAGAAACGGTTTTAGGAAGTTGAGCACGGATATAGCTGTTCCGGAAAAAAATTTTGCCAAGATGACGGATTTTTACACAGCTACATTAAAAAAAGAGAATGTAGGGCATATTATATTCGGCCACATAGGCGAGTGCCATTTACATGTGAATTTGCTTCCAAAAAATGATGAAGAAAGAGAAAGGTCGGAGAAAATCTGCCTTGAGTTTGCGAGGAAGGGCGTATCACTGGGTGGCACAGTATCCGCGGAGCACGGTATAGGTAAAACACGGCACAAGTATTTGGAAATAATGTATGGCAGGCAGGGTATATTGGAGATGGCGAGAGTAAAAAAAGTGTTCGACCCAAATTGCATATTAGGATTGGATAACATATTTCCAAAAGAGGTACTGAAAGAAGCATGAGCCCGCTATGAAAATAAATCTTCCGTATGGAAATAGTTCTATAGGATTAATTCTGCCCGACGACAGAGTTCTGGGCGTATTGCAGAACGATGAATTTGAGCGCAAGAACATAAGAAAGCTTCTTATTAGGAGCTTGAGGCGCAGCGACCTGCCTTTTCGCAAGAAGAGGGTTCTTGTCGTGGTTCCCGACGCTACAAGAAGCGCTCATTTAAAAGAGATGTTGCCCATACTCATGGAGAAGCTTTCCACTCCAGGCAGGTCTATAGATATAATGATAGCTACGGGGTTACACAAGCGACATACGCCCGAACAACTTCAAAGGCTTTTAGGCGCTCCTATTGTAAAGCACCACAAAATATTACACCATGACCCAAGTGAAAATTCAGTTATGGATCTCGGACGGAATAAATACGACGTTCCTATTACGCTGGATAAGGCGATATTGAATTATGATTTTATAATATCGATAGGCGTAATAGAACCGCATCTATACGCGGGTTATTCCGGCGGAGCGAAAACGATCGCTATAGGGCTTGCGGGTGAGGCAACGATAAATGCCACGCATAGTATAAAATTTTTGGACGACCCTGCCACAAACATAGGTTCCGTTAAAGAAAATAAATTTCAGGAGACGCTATGGGATGCGCTAAAAAACATACCGCCGATCTTTTCGATAAATACGGTTAATAATCAGGACGGTAAAGCGCTAAAGGTATTCTGCGGACCGGTAAAAGATGTATTTGAAAAAAGCATAGATTTCGCCAGAAGGGTATTCGAGGTCAGCGTAACAAAAACTTGCGATATTGCGATATGCGGCGTGGGCTACCCCAAAGATATTAATTTATACCAGGCCTCGAGAGCGCTTAATTATGTCTTGAGCGTAGATTCACCCGTTGTAAGAAAGGGCGGTGTGGTCATAGTGGCCGCACAACTGAGAGATGGTATAGGTCAAAGCCCATCCGAAAAGAGATTCTATGACGAATTAAAGAAAATTACATCCCCCGAGAGTTTTATAAGCCATATAAGGACTGAAGGCTGTATTGCAGGAGAGCATAGGGCTTATATGGTCGCTAAAGCCATGATGAATCACAAGGTAATGTTTGTGACGACTTTGGGCAAAGATTTCATGGAAGGCCTGCCGTTTAAATTTTATAGAAGCATAGAGCAAGCTGTAAAAGCGGCGGAAGATATTATCGGTAAAAATTCAAAAATATATGTAATACCGCATGCGCTTGCCACAATAGCGAGGGCAATTTTTTCTTGAATTTGTCCGCCCTTTGATGTAATATATACTATCATTGTATGAAATCAGCATGCCTATCGGCAGGCAAGGAGGAATATTTCAATGAAGATCAAGTATATAGCTACAATTATCACAGTTTTGTTGTCTACGGCCCTTATATCGTCGTCCGCATATAGTCAGGACGATGACGCTACCAGAAATATCTTGAAGCAGGGCCTTTTAGGGGCAGGAACGGGGGCCATAGCATCTGGGGCATCCGGCGGTAACGCGGGCACCGGCGCTCTTATCGGCGCGGGCACAGGTGTTATAGGCGGCGCGCTTTTAGATATGATGACCGCTCCTCCGGCAAGATCTACCCGCAGAGCGCCTGCGCAACAAGCGCAATACTATGACGATGAGGATTATTACGGCGATGAAGAAGTCTATTATGAAGAGCCCCCACAGGAGTCGAGCACGTCAAAGGTGCTTAAACAGGGCCTTTTAGGCGCGGGCACAGGGGCCATAGCGTCTGGAGTATCCGGCGGTAACGCGGGCACCGGCGCTCTTATCGGCGCGGGCACAGGTGTTATAGGCGGCGCGCTTTTAGATGCTATAACAACTCCGTCCCAACCAAAAAGGGTATATAGAAGGCCGGCCTCACAACCGGCGCCCCAGTCCAGGCAGAAGGTTTATACTACCCCCACTACCGAGGAAGATGCGGGCGAAGCGCCCGGCAGCCGTAAAAAGGTTATCAGAAAATACGACGATACCGGAAAAGTTGTTTCAGAAGAAGAGATCTATTACTAAAAAAGAATTCAAATACATATTCAATATAATAGCCCTGCTTATTGTGGGGTTATTGTATTTTGGAATAAGGTACCTGCCAAAAGACAATCTCGCCGCGCCGGTAAAGGATACTTCTATAGCCTATGTCACAAAGGCTATAGACGGTGATACTCTGAAGCTTTCAACGGGCGAACATGTTCGCCTTATAGGTATAGATACTCCGGAATCCCGATATAATAACAAGCTTGAACGCGATTCCAAGAGAAGCCGTAAAGATATGGAAGTTATTATCAAAATGGGTAAAGAGGCAGAGTCCTTTACCAGAAGACTTACCCAAAACAAGCGCTTAAGACTTGAGTATGATCTCCAAAGATATGATAAATATAAAAGGCTATTAGCGTATGTGTATCTTGAAGACGGCACATTTGTTAACGCGAAGATAATAGAAGAAGGTTATGCACAAGCCATGACAATACCGCCGAATGTAAAATATTCGGATATGTTTTTTAAGCTGCAGAAGTCTGCCATGGAAAACGGCAGGGGGTTGTGGAAAGAGAATACAGGTAAAGAATTATTCTAAATAAGGCATTTATAGCGTATAATAATAAATATGAGCCGGCTACTGGTTCAGGCGAAATACTGTCCCCACATGGCTATAAGAAAGTTGATAGTGCAGTATGGAAGAATACAGAGTTTATAGAAAGATAGATCTGTCTAACCCGATAATGCTTGCGGCCTGGCCCGGCATGGGAAGCGTCGCATTGGGCATGATCGACTATCTTAGGCGCAAGCTTAAAGCCGTTAAATTTGCCGAGATAAAGATAGATCCGATGTCTGTACTTGACGCGGTTGAGGTCCAGGAAGGTGTTTCAAAACTGCCTAAGCCGCCTCTGAGCACATTCTACTACAGCAAGAATCCTGATATCGTAATATTCGAAGGCGAAGTGCAGATGGCGGGGACAGAAGGTTTGAGCATGCTTAATAAGGTGTTGGATGTTGCGCGGGATCTTAAAGTAAGAAGAATATATACAGGCGCGGCGCTGCCTCTTCCTATAGGGTATAAAGACAATCCCGATGTGTATGGAGTTGTAAACAAGGAAAGCCTGCGCGATATCGTAACGAAGTCTGGTGTAAAGCTTATGGAAGGCGGCCACATATCGGGATTAAACGGCCTTTTGCTGGGGTTTGCCGCGAAGAAAAATATTGAAGCGATCTGTTTGTTGGCGACGATGCCGCAATATGCCATAAGCCTTCCGAATCCAAAAGCGTCAAGCGCTATAATAGAGGTTTTATCGAGGATGCTTGGGATGCAGATAGACCTGAATGAGCTGCATGATTATGTGAAGGATATGGAAGAGAGAATGTCTTTGATCGAAGACAAGGTCAAGGATGTCTTTACCGCGGAGGAAGAGCCGCGCGAACAACGTTCGCACGAAAAGAAGATCCCCGGATACATAATGGAAAAGATTGAGAAACTTTTTATTGAGGCAAAGCAGGATAGGGCTAAGGCCACTACGCTTAAGAATGAACTCGACAGGTGGGACCTATACAAATCATATGAGGACAGATTTCTTGATCTATTCAAAAATAACCAATAATGATTAAAAAAATAATCATAGTCCTCCTTTTAATAGTAATAATAGCCGCCGCCGCTTTATACATATACAGATACGCCATAGTTCGGCATTACGCCGAAAAGATCATCCGAGAAAACCTTCCCGAATACATAAAGATAGACAAAATAAATTTTGATTTTACCAATAATAAAGTTTCTTTGAGTAATTTCAGGATATTGAATCCTCCGGAATTTTCCTCGAATTTTCTGATAAATATAAAAGAGACGAGTTGTAAATACAGCATCCTTGGCAAAGGCATGCCCACAGGCCTTGAAATAAGCGATGTATTGTTAAATGGCGCCGATATAAGGATAGAGAGGCTTTCTGACGGCAGGGTCAATGCGGTAGAAATGGAGAGTTTCATACAGAGCTTTCCCCCCAAAGAAGACAAACAAGTGAATTCAGCGCAGGATAAGCCGTATTCTGAAGGGCCGAACGCATCCCAGACATTAAAGGAAGCAACAGGCCTTATGAATAAAAAGCTTTCGGACCTTATAAAGCTGCCGACATCTTTTGATATAAAAGGATCTAAGCTCATGTTTATTGACAGGGTACCGTATGAAACTCCCTACGTAATAGCAATAGGGTCGATCAATGGTCAAATATCGATTGGCTTTGGAGGGGACTATTCAAGAATAACAAGCCTGTCCTTTACTCTTTCAGGCCTATTAAATGGCTATGAAAGGGAGAAGATGCAATGGGTTGGATCACTGGATCCCAATGCCCAGAAAATTACCATGTCTAACAGGTTTGAGGTTTCCGGGCTTAACCTATTAACTTTTCAGCCTTATTATGACAGTCTTTCACCGTTTGTATTCAAGAGAGGCAGGTTCTCGGGAACGCTTATATTCGATCTTAATAACGGCGAAGTAGGTTCGACAAATGAGGTACATTTGTCGAACCTGGCATTTATGGTAAAGCCGGGTTATGAAAATTCCCAGATGTGGGGGACGACGGTGCCCGAGCTATTGAGCTACTTTACATCTCCTTCAGGTGAAATAGTATTCGATTTTAAACTTAAAGGTGACATGGCCCATCCCACACCTTATCTGGGGCCGATATCGAAAAGAGCGCTGACTTCTATGGCTATAGACAAAATAACATCTTACGCTATTGACCAGGTTTCGAATCAACAGTCCGGTGCCGGCGGCCAAGTGGACAAAGCGAAAGAAGCCATCGATATGGTAAGGCAGCTTCTGAAGAAAAAATAATGGAAAGACTGGAAAAGAACTTTATATGGATGGGAACTGCCAATATAGTAGGCAGTTTTTTTAGTGTCGCTCTATTCATTTATCTCGCCAGGACCTTAAAGGCCGAAGCCTTCGGGTCTATATCATACGCGCATTCCTTCATATTCTATATGCTTAATTTTGTGGACTTAGGTCTCTCAACATATGGAATAAGAGAGATAGCTAAGAATAGGTCCAGGGCTTCCGAATACGTATCGGAGATTGTGTCTTTCAAGCTATTATTGGCAAGCGCGCTTTTTGTGATAGTGGTTGTTTCGACATTTATGGCATCCGGATCCGCTCATTTCAGGATATTGATGATAGAGGTGGCTCTGTTATTATTTGTGGCAGCTCTTTCATGTGACTGGGCGTTTCAGGGACTGGAAAAGATGCACATGGTCTTTGTATCATTTGCCGCTACCACGATGATGCAGTTCCTTCTTGTCTATTTTTTTGTAAAAGGTCCCGACGGGTTATTGAAGAGCGCTCTTATATACTCACTGGTCGCGTTCCTTATACCGGTATTATTCCTTATCTATTTCAGATACAGACCGAAACTCAAGACCAGCTACTTAAAACAGATAAAAGTTTATCTGTCCAGCTCCATTATAATCTGGTCAATAGCTATATTTGCCCAGGTATATAACGGCTTCGATATAGTGCTCCTGGGGCTTTTTAAAAGTCCGGAAGAGGTGGGATTTTTTACAATAGCCCGCAGGGCCATAGGCGGGGCGATACTACTTATAGTATTTTTGGCAAACGCGCTTCTTCCGAGGCTCTCATCGACATTTCTTGCCAAGGACCTGAAGCAATTTAAAAGCGCTACGCATAAATTCCTGAAGATATCTCTGTTTTTAGCGATATTTGTAGTTATACCGCTGATCCTGTTCAGTAATGATATAATATCTTTTATGCTGGGAGATGAATATCTTCCCGCCGGGCCGCCGCTCAAGATCATGGCTGTCGCCCTTATTTTTGTGCTATTCAATCTGCCTCATTCAACCGGCCTTATTGCCGCCGGATTCGAAAAGGCCGTCTCAAAACAGGTATTAGCGAGCGCTGTGATAAGCGTGGTATTGAATCTGGTGCTTATGCCCAGATATGGCATGGTAGGCGCCTCAATATCGTATTTAGTTGCCGAGGCCGTCGCGATAACATGGATATTGTGGGTATATAACAGGCATGTAGGCGTCAAGCCGATGGAGTATCTTAGGAGATGAGGCAGTTTACGCGCAATATCGTATTCTTTATAGGCTGGATGCTATCCCCGCTTACTTCCTGGAATGATATATTTGTAAATATACCTATATCGTATCTTTGCGCTACGCTTGTGATAAAGTTTATAAAATTGGATTTTTTACATCTGGTGCTGATATTTTATTGGATAAGTAATGGCATCGGCATGCTTATGATGTTTTTTAGCGGAAAAAGCATAATGAAGGAAAAGGGCAGCAGGCTCAAAGCTTTAGAAGCCCTGCTGCTCACCGTAATAATTTATACTATAATAATTATTATCCTCGAAAAGATCGGCATCCTTAAGCCTTTGACACTTTCTTTCTAAGATGGGCAGGCAATATACGCATAGAGGCCCTGTATTTTGCCACCGTACGCCTGCTGATATTTATCCCCGCGACCTTTTTTAACACCTGGTGTATTTCGCCATCGTTTGCAGGGCGTGATGGATCCTCGCGTTTTATCAATGTCTCGATAGTTTTTTTAATCGACGTTTTTGAGTGCAGTTGTCCGTCGACATGTTTTATACCGTGACTCAATAGGCTTTTCAGGGGCACAACATCATCATTTAACTGTATATATTTATTTGAGACGACCCTGCTTATGGTGGAAGGGTGAAAATTGGTCGCATGGGCGACCTCTTTTATAGTCAGGCTTCTTATATGGTGGATATCCCTGTAGATGGCATCCCTCTGGAAATTCAGGATGTAATCCGCGACCTTGCACATCGTATCTTCGCGCCGTTTTAGGTTATCTATAAGTCCCTTTGCGGCATTTATATTTTCCTGCATGAACTTTCTCGCCTGGGGGTCCTTTATTATGTCGAAATCGTTTGCGTAAGGATTGTATAGTTTAAGTCCGGGTATAGAGCCCCTATTTAACTCAAGACGCACTTTTTTTTCGTCAACTTTAGCCATTAATTCAGGGATAACATTTTTACTCTCTTTGGCAAGAATAGTGCTCGCGGGCCTTGGGTTCAATTTTTTTATCGAACTTACAGCCTCTTTTACTTTTGCCCTGTCAACCTTAAGCTCTTTGGCTATCTTTTCTATATTTTCCTGCGCCACTTCGCTTAAGAATGAGCCGACTATGCGCCATTCAAGGGAATTTCCTTTACCCTTTCTCTTTAATTGCAATTGAAGGCATTCCTTGATGTCTTTTGCGCCTATCCCGGCAGGCTCCATTTCCTGTATTAGACAGAGGCACTCGGATACTTCCTCACAATCAACTCCCAGGTCTTCGGCCGCTTCTTCCAGGTCTATAGTTATGTAGCCATTGTCATCCATCTCATATATAAGGTATTCGGCTATCTCCAGCATATTATCTGTAAGTCCGGACATCTTTATCTGAGATAGGAGGGCATGGCGTGGGTCCTCATCCTGTTTAATGGTCTTATCGGGAATCTGGGAGATCTCACCCCGGTATTTATCAAAAGATCTTTTTTCGTCTATTAATTTTTTCAGGAATGGGTTTTGCGTGACCGCAAAATCGATATATTCTGCCAAATCACTTACTGACATACCCAGTATATTGAGAGATTGCCTCATCTGTGGCGTCAGAGACATCTTCTGCAGAAATCTTTGATGCTGCGATAGCTTGTTTTTCATAATAATATTGAGATTATAGCATTAAGATTATAAAAAGCAACTTTTTTCTTACAAGTTCTTAACTCAACACATGTCCACTAAAATACACACCTATATGGGCAATATA
This Candidatus Omnitrophota bacterium DNA region includes the following protein-coding sequences:
- a CDS encoding FAD-binding oxidoreductase, producing MLIKKDRDAIKSYFEDSSNLKGGYADSVAFPEDINALSKLIKDANIKRVPVTVSGGGTGTTGSRIPFGGIVVSLEKFNEVLEISDNKLIARVEAGCSVEHFKAECEKRGLFYACHPTERGAFLGGTVATNASGARSFKYGPTRRYVKHIKMVLADGQIFEISRGEKFLTKKDSKIPLPTYKIPDIKNSAGYFIGEGADLIDLFIGQEGTLSIITEMDLALLKIPMKILSSFAFFDKNADSWNFASEARRLSRSQNKAGVDALSIEYLDENALNLLRLRSNSVPSGANAAIFFEQEVTQNDEGRAVDAWLKLISKHNASADDTWVAMTEEGAEKFNQLRHSIPESVNEIVRRNGFRKLSTDIAVPEKNFAKMTDFYTATLKKENVGHIIFGHIGECHLHVNLLPKNDEERERSEKICLEFARKGVSLGGTVSAEHGIGKTRHKYLEIMYGRQGILEMARVKKVFDPNCILGLDNIFPKEVLKEA
- the larA gene encoding nickel-dependent lactate racemase gives rise to the protein MKINLPYGNSSIGLILPDDRVLGVLQNDEFERKNIRKLLIRSLRRSDLPFRKKRVLVVVPDATRSAHLKEMLPILMEKLSTPGRSIDIMIATGLHKRHTPEQLQRLLGAPIVKHHKILHHDPSENSVMDLGRNKYDVPITLDKAILNYDFIISIGVIEPHLYAGYSGGAKTIAIGLAGEATINATHSIKFLDDPATNIGSVKENKFQETLWDALKNIPPIFSINTVNNQDGKALKVFCGPVKDVFEKSIDFARRVFEVSVTKTCDIAICGVGYPKDINLYQASRALNYVLSVDSPVVRKGGVVIVAAQLRDGIGQSPSEKRFYDELKKITSPESFISHIRTEGCIAGEHRAYMVAKAMMNHKVMFVTTLGKDFMEGLPFKFYRSIEQAVKAAEDIIGKNSKIYVIPHALATIARAIFS
- a CDS encoding glycine zipper family protein, which encodes MKIKYIATIITVLLSTALISSSAYSQDDDATRNILKQGLLGAGTGAIASGASGGNAGTGALIGAGTGVIGGALLDMMTAPPARSTRRAPAQQAQYYDDEDYYGDEEVYYEEPPQESSTSKVLKQGLLGAGTGAIASGVSGGNAGTGALIGAGTGVIGGALLDAITTPSQPKRVYRRPASQPAPQSRQKVYTTPTTEEDAGEAPGSRKKVIRKYDDTGKVVSEEEIYY
- a CDS encoding thermonuclease family protein gives rise to the protein MFQKKRSITKKEFKYIFNIIALLIVGLLYFGIRYLPKDNLAAPVKDTSIAYVTKAIDGDTLKLSTGEHVRLIGIDTPESRYNNKLERDSKRSRKDMEVIIKMGKEAESFTRRLTQNKRLRLEYDLQRYDKYKRLLAYVYLEDGTFVNAKIIEEGYAQAMTIPPNVKYSDMFFKLQKSAMENGRGLWKENTGKELF
- a CDS encoding PAC2 family protein — its product is MEEYRVYRKIDLSNPIMLAAWPGMGSVALGMIDYLRRKLKAVKFAEIKIDPMSVLDAVEVQEGVSKLPKPPLSTFYYSKNPDIVIFEGEVQMAGTEGLSMLNKVLDVARDLKVRRIYTGAALPLPIGYKDNPDVYGVVNKESLRDIVTKSGVKLMEGGHISGLNGLLLGFAAKKNIEAICLLATMPQYAISLPNPKASSAIIEVLSRMLGMQIDLNELHDYVKDMEERMSLIEDKVKDVFTAEEEPREQRSHEKKIPGYIMEKIEKLFIEAKQDRAKATTLKNELDRWDLYKSYEDRFLDLFKNNQ
- a CDS encoding DUF748 domain-containing protein translates to MIKKIIIVLLLIVIIAAAALYIYRYAIVRHYAEKIIRENLPEYIKIDKINFDFTNNKVSLSNFRILNPPEFSSNFLINIKETSCKYSILGKGMPTGLEISDVLLNGADIRIERLSDGRVNAVEMESFIQSFPPKEDKQVNSAQDKPYSEGPNASQTLKEATGLMNKKLSDLIKLPTSFDIKGSKLMFIDRVPYETPYVIAIGSINGQISIGFGGDYSRITSLSFTLSGLLNGYEREKMQWVGSLDPNAQKITMSNRFEVSGLNLLTFQPYYDSLSPFVFKRGRFSGTLIFDLNNGEVGSTNEVHLSNLAFMVKPGYENSQMWGTTVPELLSYFTSPSGEIVFDFKLKGDMAHPTPYLGPISKRALTSMAIDKITSYAIDQVSNQQSGAGGQVDKAKEAIDMVRQLLKKK
- a CDS encoding flippase, with product MERLEKNFIWMGTANIVGSFFSVALFIYLARTLKAEAFGSISYAHSFIFYMLNFVDLGLSTYGIREIAKNRSRASEYVSEIVSFKLLLASALFVIVVVSTFMASGSAHFRILMIEVALLLFVAALSCDWAFQGLEKMHMVFVSFAATTMMQFLLVYFFVKGPDGLLKSALIYSLVAFLIPVLFLIYFRYRPKLKTSYLKQIKVYLSSSIIIWSIAIFAQVYNGFDIVLLGLFKSPEEVGFFTIARRAIGGAILLIVFLANALLPRLSSTFLAKDLKQFKSATHKFLKISLFLAIFVVIPLILFSNDIISFMLGDEYLPAGPPLKIMAVALIFVLFNLPHSTGLIAAGFEKAVSKQVLASAVISVVLNLVLMPRYGMVGASISYLVAEAVAITWILWVYNRHVGVKPMEYLRR
- the rpoN gene encoding RNA polymerase factor sigma-54, with translation MKNKLSQHQRFLQKMSLTPQMRQSLNILGMSVSDLAEYIDFAVTQNPFLKKLIDEKRSFDKYRGEISQIPDKTIKQDEDPRHALLSQIKMSGLTDNMLEIAEYLIYEMDDNGYITIDLEEAAEDLGVDCEEVSECLCLIQEMEPAGIGAKDIKECLQLQLKRKGKGNSLEWRIVGSFLSEVAQENIEKIAKELKVDRAKVKEAVSSIKKLNPRPASTILAKESKNVIPELMAKVDEKKVRLELNRGSIPGLKLYNPYANDFDIIKDPQARKFMQENINAAKGLIDNLKRREDTMCKVADYILNFQRDAIYRDIHHIRSLTIKEVAHATNFHPSTISRVVSNKYIQLNDDVVPLKSLLSHGIKHVDGQLHSKTSIKKTIETLIKREDPSRPANDGEIHQVLKKVAGINISRRTVAKYRASMRILPAHLRKKVSKA